The following are from one region of the Mus caroli chromosome 13, CAROLI_EIJ_v1.1, whole genome shotgun sequence genome:
- the LOC110308038 gene encoding uncharacterized protein LOC110308038, which translates to MWSDSPLLPGSFFPRAPPPPPRPSNFRHSEERWGGTRRAAGRRRRRRRGRSWFKNLGGVLALLCFPAPFQAAPGGVRLRARGSQGAALRGGTEAARRAGQGWRGQPGATRSTASAPPGSSHRHIQACSSSSPSLTPRPRGAPGPTHPAGGRGPRVMSPEPSRPALPRCRAAGARALPGASPMPPLFALPPPNPALGLDSPSFSRDLSDRHCPTPAHLLVLFPRPSLKLPLAG; encoded by the coding sequence ATGTGGTCagactctcctctccttcccGGCTCCTTCTTCCCTCGCgcgcccccacccccgccccgtcCCTCTAATTTCCGCCACTCGGAGGAGCGCTGGGGGGGGACGCGCCGAGCCGCGGGACgacgccgccgccgccgcagggGGCGAAGTTGGTTTAAAAACTTGGGAGGAGTGCTCGCCTTACTTTGCTTTCCCGCTCCTTTCCAGGCCGCGCCCGGCGGGGTCCGGCTCCGCGCGCGCGGATCCCAGGGCGCTGCGCTGAGGGGCGGCACTGAGGCCGCGCGTCGGGCCGGGCAGGGCTGGCGCGGGCAGCCGGGAGCCACGCGCTCCACCGCCTCCGCCCCTCCCGggtcctcacacagacacatccaggcctgctcctcctcttccccctccttgaCCCCGCGCCCGCGCGGCGCGCCAGGCCCCACCCACCCGGCAGGAGGAAGGGGCCCGCGGGTGATGTCACCCGAGCCCTCCAGGCCTGCGCTCCCGCGCTGCCGAGCAGCCGGGGCTCGCGCGCTGCCGGGCGCTTCGCCCATGCCTCCTCTCTTCGCtcttcccccccccaaccccgctCTCGGGTTGGactccccttccttctctagaGACCTCTCGGATCGCCACTGCCCCACCCCCGCACACCTCCTGGTACTTTTCCCTAGGCCAAGCCTGAAACTTCCTCTCGCGGGATGA